In Cardinium endosymbiont of Dermatophagoides farinae, the sequence GTTACACACAGACAGTGTCATCCAGTTAATGGCAAAAGCATTTCACTTTTATGTACCTGTTGTTACAGTACCATTTATGATGGCTTGCTTTGGATTTAGACCACGGTCTTATGCCGTTTTATGTTCTATCTCAATCAGTATAGTGCTGACAACTTATCGTATCTTTATACAGAAACAAGTTATAGGAGACAGAGATATCTTTATGGCACTGATATATAGTGCACTTGTTTTATTTATTGCACATTATCTTTTACCCAAACAGCCTAATACAGGATGGTTAGGTATTCCAGATGCTAGTCCTGTAATACTACAAAACCAAGAAACCAAACGTTGGTGGATAAGAAAAATAAAATATTTCCAATCTATTTTTACCAAATCTTACTGGAGTGATCTATTTCCTAAAAGTGTAACTACTTTTATAGCGTCAGGTATTTATTTTATTATTTACAGCTCCATACTACTTTGCTATGTGAAACAAGTATATGGATTTTCCTATATCTATTGGCACATAGCGGTTATGGCTATAGGCACAATAGTCACCATCTATCCTGCGCTTCACACTTATAAACAGGGAGGTAATAGGCTGTTGCATGCATTGTGGCCTATATTATTATATGCAGTCCTTTTTATTGCTGGCATCACCTATATAAAATTAAGCCATTTTTCACCTATGTCCTGTGCACTGCTTATAGTAAATATAGGTCTAACTAGTCTATTACTACCATATACCATAATCATAGCCATGGTAGCCACAGCGCTATTTTTCCATAGATGGATACCGCCTCATGTAGCCATTGCAAGTTGTAAAGAAGAGTGGATAACAACAGAAACAATGATAGGATTAACCATTCTACTTGGTTGCTTAGTGTATCGATATCTAAGGAATAAAAATTACATACAATTACAAACTATAGCGTTAACTAGAACCTACGAACAACAGTATGCGTTAGCTTCACTACATAATCAAGCCAACTGGAATCGACTAGACCCTACCTATAGCGGAAAAGTACTACAGGACATGGCTGATGAACTAGGACCCTATGTAGAAAACCCATTTATACAACAACATCAGAAAAAGTTATATGTATTTAGACAATCCTTACTAAAAAGGGCTAAGGAAGAACGTACCTATACGTTGGACTCAAAATCTATCCATAACGTTAGCATAGAGGACCTAGTCCTAAAATCTTATGAAATGGTTAGAAAACTAGATGTACCAATACAATTGCTTTTAACAAAACAAACCAAAGAAAAATACTTATTAACCGAACCAATTATTTTTGAAAGATTACTTACCATAAATTTTTTAAACCTATGTCAGGGTAAATATACCATAGATCATACAGTTTCTTTGACTATTTCAGACACATTGTTGTCTTACCCTTTCCCTAGGCCTTACCAGGTAGCTATACATAGTACGCATGAAAAACAATTAAGAGCGCCTATATTACCTGCACTTGCTTTTTCAATATCTACAGATACAGATAGGCCAAATATATCACCTGCTTATGCAGTTACTGATGAAATTGATTCATGCTGCTTACCTAAGACAATCAATAATCTCTATCAAGA encodes:
- a CDS encoding sodium:solute symporter family protein; amino-acid sequence: MYTIDLIIIGIFLVVALAIGLYYSKGITTFKDYAVGSRKMSTFVISTSLIATIYGGGFLRSKLNGYYHQGLYMLLIDLISPVRFYLASQLIIVRMKEFIGDFSIAESMGKVYGPVVRIITAILGMIATIAKLATQFKIGLTILTVTPLFKLVSYPTCWTVILSLLIIVYTTFGGARSVALTDVYQFFLFGVCFPILTFSFIYHAQNPWENWQNFISISQFNISHISTAWNHSLNHIMLYFIWNAIFTFDPAHVQRIYMSSSIQQAAKVFSRSSIMHMILSLAFLITIAALYIGGHNVPPGQSILDYIINLTLFPGIQGLLITSIIALLMSTADSSLHTSSILFANDLWPFIANVIKLNSKPSLKVIRIISGLIGIAAIFIVLHTDSVIQLMAKAFHFYVPVVTVPFMMACFGFRPRSYAVLCSISISIVLTTYRIFIQKQVIGDRDIFMALIYSALVLFIAHYLLPKQPNTGWLGIPDASPVILQNQETKRWWIRKIKYFQSIFTKSYWSDLFPKSVTTFIASGIYFIIYSSILLCYVKQVYGFSYIYWHIAVMAIGTIVTIYPALHTYKQGGNRLLHALWPILLYAVLFIAGITYIKLSHFSPMSCALLIVNIGLTSLLLPYTIIIAMVATALFFHRWIPPHVAIASCKEEWITTETMIGLTILLGCLVYRYLRNKNYIQLQTIALTRTYEQQYALASLHNQANWNRLDPTYSGKVLQDMADELGPYVENPFIQQHQKKLYVFRQSLLKRAKEERTYTLDSKSIHNVSIEDLVLKSYEMVRKLDVPIQLLLTKQTKEKYLLTEPIIFERLLTINFLNLCQGKYTIDHTVSLTISDTLLSYPFPRPYQVAIHSTHEKQLRAPILPALAFSISTDTDRPNISPAYAVTDEIDSCCLPKTINNLYQEESKQIVQAHGGYIETIDTETSLTCLYILPINGKKVMRFKPYHTDDLLNKIAETDESLAQEQELVSLLTSTTTLTEKTVKETIQFI